TTATCTCTGGGTAGAATCGCTTGGAACGATTAACGCATACAGAATAGTCAAACCTGGTATCaaaacataatttatttatgCAAGCATACCAAAAAAGAACATGAACATTTAAGAAAGtgaaggacaaaaaaaaaaaaaaaaaaaaatccaacatttCAGAAAGTAACCAGAACCACtaaatgattttcttttgtcttggGCAAAAGATGCACAAAAATGATTGCCAAACTAATTTAAGATGCATTTGGACAAcacataaaaatgaaatatctaAATTTTCTTACATAGCAATGTGAAGTCTATTAAATACATCATCACCTGAAGCACATCTTCACCATTTGATGCCACAGCATGTAGTTGGATAGAGCAGACTTATCCACTGTGGAAGTCTAAGGCTAAAGCTATGGGCCCTAggacatataaaaaattttttggtttaAGAATAAGTGTCACTGGTACTTTTATTATTAGGCTATTAGTATCTTAACTTCAGTTTATTTTATggaattattctattttattgcACGAATGACAAAAGTCCTTATCCCAAATAAATTGCTGGCATGAACATTAACCAGCGTGTGATTACATACACAAAATACCCTGACAATAATTCTATAATTGCAACCACAGACATGAACACTTTGGTGATTACATGAATATCACACACCTTCTAAAGATGCAGAAtgtctttttttgataggtaaagaTTCAGAATATATTAAGGTAATTCCACATCAGACATGCACTCCATACACCATACATGAAAACTTATTGAACATATGAAAAGGCAACATACATAAAATATTCGAGAATCTGATATGATGCTTCCACATAGGAAGCCAAAAGTAAAGATCTACCGGGAATTTTCTCTCCTGTACAATGTGAAGCATGTTGTTGAATGAGGGCAGTGACTGCTTTTAAGTTGAAAGTATAACTGAAGcacctttctctctttcttccatTTCTAGCCAGAACTATATCATTCAATTGAGGAAATGCATGAAGTAGACTGAGAAcaaaagagaacaaaagaatATAGAAAGAATACCTGTTCAGGAAGCTTGAAATATCGTCTGTTCCTTCAATCCACTCAACATCTGGGCCAAACCTGACTTGGCCATCCAAATCAAGAGTAACATGCACTCCAAGACCACCATCTTCTGGTATTGGGTATATCAAATGATTGAAAGGGCGGATTCTAGTATTAGATAATGTGAAATAGCAACCACGTGCATAATATCCAGAAGGAACAACTCCACTATTTAGACCTTCAAATCTATTTGCAAGGGCAGTGGCACTCAAGCCTGTAGAATTCACCACAAGCTCAGGAATAAGTACTAGCTCCGGGAGCAATAGATTCCTCACATTCCAGTTCTCAAGGTGTTTTGTTTCAGAAACATGGAGGTAGATTCTATTTCCTTCAAGATGGGCACCAATGACAGTAGTATTGTAGGAGAACGTTGTTCTATGACTTTCAGCTTCCCCCTGGACCCACATGTGGGTAATATCCCTGTCAATATATGGAAATAATTCTAAATAGACACAGTTtgattgataaaataaataatagctttccaaaaaaatgtaatacatacacacacacacacacacacacatatatatatatagtaattagTTCAAATTACTCAATTTAGAAactaataaaagtaaaaatgcaTACCACTAGAGATAGCATTAGGGAATGAGTATCAACAATCCCAGAAGCAGGTGACAGTAAAGCTTTCACACATTGCAGTTCAGGTTCCATTCTCTTGGCTTCAGAAGCCTCTATCTTCCTTAAGCCATCAACCCCATTTTGAATTCCACGATTCATTAAATCATCCAACTTTGGAATCTCTGAAGCTCCAGTAGCAACTATGAGTTTGCCAATTTGTTTATGAGGAATGTTGTGTTCAGAGCAGTACTTGTACAGCATTTCTCTTCCTCTCACACAAAGAATTGCctgaaaattttggtttaagTTAGCTTCTAGATtcagtgcaaaaaaattctatttatgCAGTGCCTGGAATGAATTTAGTGGATTCAAACACATCAAATCTTACTAGTTGGACATAGAGTTACCATGCTAACTACTGAGCCGCATAGTCTTCTTCCTTTCTCCCTTTGGGTGAAAAGCGTTGAAATTTACAAAAATGGCATCCAAACCACGGTAGGGATAAATTTAAAAACTACTGAACTATTTCTCAAGGAAATAGTTACAGATTTCCAATCAATTACATGGTTAGATGATGTCTATTAGATTGGGAAATGTTGACATTTAATTTGAAGTCTTGAAGACGAAAGCATTACATGATGTATACATAAAAGGTTGCGtttaaaagataaacaaaacagATGGAGAGAGCAACAACTAGTGGGAGGTTACTGCACATTTATCATCCCTACACATGAGAAGTCAAGATATTAAAAAGTGAATGATATGATAGGTTATATAACATTCCATTGTTGCAACTCCTGTATATCTACTTTAAAAGGATTCAACAATATGTACATAATCTACATTCCTATGTAAGAAAGCTAGGCTATGTGATCAGTTAACCTTCATATATGACTTTGATAAAGTACTTGAATAAGGGTCTTTCTCTGTCTGATTGGTTGATTTGGTGTCTGACCATTGCCTCTCACTTGTAGAGTTACAAAAGTGTAGGACCATAAATGATACAACAATCAGGCTGCTCAAGTTATCATTTGAGTGATTTCAAGTGAGCCATTTGTCAAGCTATCTCAGGTTGAGCACGAGTAGCTTGAGTTTTTAAGAGTAAATTTGACATATAATCTCTATTGAGCTCAAGATCTCACCCTAAGTCTAGAGTCACTAAAGATTTCACAACATCACAATTGTCAACGTGGTAAGATGTTATTGGTGAATAAAAAAGTTGTGTCAACGGTAGGTCAATATgagaatcattaaaaaaaagaaaggccaAACTCAAccattgtgaaatttgttgtgaaaaaacaTTGTCTATAGAATTACACATTTACACTTGGCCACAGTTGTCTAGATACCATGGAAACAGTTCATGAATTACACAACTTTCTCACAACATTTCTCTcaattgcaattaaaaaaaaagggtgaatgTGAAAAGTTGTGTCCAGTCTCACAGTAGACCATTTCAGTATTGTGAATTGTAGACAATAGCATCACTGACTATATAATTAAGTTTTATACATGAAAAAGTTTGATGAAAAAATAGATGTTATGATGAGAGCAAgtaaagagaagagaagagaggagaggagagacCTTGAGAGAATTGGGAGGGTAGTAGATACCGGCGTGTATGACTTCGCTGTTGCGGGAGCTAGTGGCGGTTCCAAAAGTGGGAGCGGAATCGAGTACGAGTACTTGTCTGCCTCTCAGAGCGAGCTCTCTGGCCACTGCTAATCCCACTACCCCTGCCCCTATCACCACACACTCCACCCTCTCTCTTGGGACTGTCCTTGCGGTTTCtctttgggtttgggtttgggtttggctGCTGCTGCACAAATTCTTCTTCTGTGCCATGCATCTtattaatgatgatgatgatgggagAATGCCCCTTGAGTTTCTCTTTCTCAGCAGACATTCAAACGCGTACTTCATCATTTTCTAcacttcctcttcctcttctcttcTCCACCAGGAACAAGATTAAAGAGTTATTATTCTACTATTATAATAATACTGTCATTGACTATTTCCACCATTAATAAGGAAACATAtgctcttcaaaaaaaaaaaaaaataaggaaccATATGCGTTTTTTTTGGGAGTCTTTTGGAttaatattgcaaaatttaaagttaatttgcgttataggAACTGTTGGAAGTTAATTGGTAAattgaggagagagactgaatttcgtCAATAAGATTGtcgaaattcagccaaaaagcaagagagagaaaatcttgaattttgtCAATCCCACTGCCGAAATTCCACTGCCCAGTTTTCCTTCCCGAATGCTGTGTGTCATAGTGTGGAGtgctcctaaaataaaaaaatcagatgAGATGAggagaataaatttttttttttttagcaattgtgataatggcattgccgaaaatggaaaaaaaaaaagtggtttcgAAATCTCTAGAAGAGTAAAAAACAGGTTtcatgtctacaatattttcacaataaatcacatataattaGGAGTCTTTTGGgtttaaattgcaaaatttaaagttaatttgCATTATAGTTACTGTTCGAAGTTAATTAGGAAACTGAGaagagagactgaatttcggcaatggcgttgccgaaattcagccaaaaaagcaggagagagaataaggaTACCGAAATTCAACCAGAAAGCAGGAGAGCGGAGAGAGAGTAACaaaaaagtaggagagaggagagagaataaccaaaaagcaggagagaggagagagaataaccaaAAAGCAGAGGTAGAAAATGTAGAATTTCGGCAATTGAGTgctcttaacaaaaaaaagggcAATAACGGCAATGTCATTACCGAAATaggggaataaatttttttttttagcaattgtgATAATGGTATTGtcgaaaatgggaaaaaaaaagtggtttcgAAATCTCTATAAGAGTAAAAAACAGGTTtcatgtccataatatttttacaataaatcacatataattaGTCCATAatgttttcacaataaatcacatataattagttattattagttaaaaaaatttgtgacaactaattgtggcaatgacattgccaaaataggaaaaaaaatttgtggtaaTACCATTGtcgaaatagggagaaaaataaaagtgacaaaCTACTTGAGGTAATTGCATTGtcgaaatagaaagaaaaaaaattggaaataccattgccgaaataagggaataaaatttttttttagcaattgtaacaatgggattgccgaaaatgtgagaaaaaaagagagagaaggattATGGCAATGGGATTTCCGAAATAGGAAAACAAATTTCGGCAATTCCATTGAcgaaaatgtgggaaaaaaaagagaaagaattggggaaaaaaattttccctatTTGGATTACGGCAATAGCATCgccgaaaatgtgaaaaaaaaaaaagaaaaaaaggagaaaaggattACGGCAAcgggattgccgaaataggaaaaaaaaatttctcctacttcggcaataccattgccgtaaatgtaaataaaaaataaaaaataaaaaaagaaaaaaaaagaaaagaaaaagagaaaatgattaCAGCAATCCCATTGCCGTAATAGGAGGAAAtatctatttcggcaatagcgttgccgtaaatgtaaataaatgtaaataaataaataaataaataaaaagaaattggggaaaaataatttctcctatttcagcaatagcgttgccgtaaatgtaaataaataaataaaaagagaaaacagcaatgggattgccgaaattaaggaaaaattaaataatttcctcctatttcggcaatagcgttgccgtaaatgtaaaaaaaaaaaaaaaaaaaaaaaaaaaaaaacagcaatgggattgccgaaaatgtggaaaaaaaaaattttttcccccacaatttcggtaatgacattgccgaaattgtgggggaaaaattttttttggaggaaaaaaaatttttttttcccccacaatttcggtaatgccattgccgaaattgttggggaaaatttttttttttcccacaatttcggtaatgccattgccgaaattggggacgaaaaattttttttttttttcccccacaatttcggtaatgccattgccgaaattgtggagggaaaaaaaatttttttttcccacaatttcggtaatcccattgctgttttctctttctttttatttatttatttatttacatttacggcaacaCTATTGCCGAAATAAGgggaaattatttaatttttcctcaatttcggcaatgccattgctgAAATTGTGggaaagaaaggagaaaaggattacagcaatagcgttgccgtaaatgtgagaaaaaaaaaaaaagtacaaaaggattaaaaataaaaaataaaaataaaaaggagagaaaatggCAATTGGATTGCtgaaaatgtgggaaaaaataatttcccaatTTCGGCAGTGCCATTGCTgaaattgtgggaaaaaaaaaaaaaaaaattgtggtaatGGTATTGtcaaaataggggaaaaaaaatttatgacaaattaattgtggcaatggtattgtcgaaataggaaaaaaaattttgtgacaatctaattgccgaaaatgtgagaaaaaaagatttgtggcaatggtattgccgaaatagaggagagagatataaaaaaagtacgcatattattctttcaatatatttttgacTGAACCAGTTTGGTTTGTCACGTTCTTTTAGAAATAGATAaggatagattcaagtacaCTGGTACATTGAATCTTTTTCTAAAgtgcacgctgtaaacaaaaacaaaaaaaaaagtacatagattcttatagaACGAAAAAATGACTGatgtgcacgctgtaaacaaaaaaaacaaagaaagtacgGATTCTtaccatagaaaagaaaaaatgattgatgtgcacactataaaccaaaaaaagtaaagaaagtacctagattcttacaatatagaagaaaaaaattattgatgtgtacacagtaaaccaaaaaagcaaagaaagtacatatatttttacactatggaaaaaaaaaatgattgatgtgcacgctttaaaaaaaaaaaacaaagaaagtacatagattcttacatTTACATGTacgttgtaaacaaaaaaaagcaaagaaagtaaaccaaaaaagacaaaaattcaATCAACCAATCACCTCAACTCCTCAtctcatttgatttttattctctGCAGAAAATATATTTTGCCACACCTAAATCTTTAACGTGATTCTTTTTTGTCTACTCCTCATCTCATCTCACCTCATCTCCATTCTTTTTTGTCTGCTCCTCGTCTCATCTCCAACATGATTCTTTTTTGTCTGCTCCTCATCTCATCTGACTTTTATTCtctgcagaaaataaattttgccATGcctaaatctttcttttttgtctttttattgttcaattggTAATAAAAGAGAAGGGAAGTACATAGATCCTTATAGAAGGAAAAAATGACTGatgtgcacgctgtaaacaaaaaaaaacaaagaaagtatacAGATTTTTGATGTGCACAATATATATTGATGTGCACACTATAAGGTGTTATTGAAACCCTAAACTATAatgcacaatatatatatagacacacacagacacaaaataaataaacgtaCACCCCAATCTAACTTGCAGTGCTAGAAAACATCATAGCATATGGAATTAGTACCATGTTCTTTCAAATAATACAAACTAACAATATGGTCCAACtcctaaaaacataattaaaaaaaaaaaaaaaaaacaacagtcCAACCAATCCATTGAAGTAGATTGAATACTTATGTTGGGTCATTCAGTTTAGCCACTAGTGGAGCCAGCCACAGTTCGAGTGGGGCATGTTCTTCTATTATGGCCTTCTTGCCTACAGAGACTGCACAATGGCCTTGGTTGATGCTCTGCCCCTTCGTCCATTTCATTTCGAAGCCGAGTTGTTCTTGGTCGACCTTTTTCACGGCGCAACTTGACATTAGGATACAAGACAGGGAAATTAGGCTCATTCCAATGTACACTGTCCGGAACTATGCGAAATCTAGGTGCATAACAAGCAACTTGTTCTTCCAAATGGTAGCAACGGTCGATATATCGCATTGCAGAGATGCCTTGATATTTACACACGGCAATGACATGTGAGCACGGAATCTTATAAACCTGCCATTTTTGACAACTACAAGTGTTCTGCCTCAAATTTACCTCATGACGATGATTACCCCTATATGCAGAGTTAGGGTTTATTGGTGTTCTGACTTCAAACAGACCATCTTTATGACTGAACACAGTAACTGAATGCTTTGGTgcctttttttcccatttattgaatttattctTTGCATAGGCTGTAATGCGTTAACCGGCAGTAACCTCTGCACATGTCTTAGTATACCGATCGGCAAAGTAGGCGACACAACG
The sequence above is drawn from the Quercus robur chromosome 7, dhQueRobu3.1, whole genome shotgun sequence genome and encodes:
- the LOC126693187 gene encoding L-2-hydroxyglutarate dehydrogenase, mitochondrial isoform X1 translates to MMKYAFECLLRKRNSRGILPSSSSLIRCMAQKKNLCSSSQTQTQTQRETARTVPRERVECVVIGAGVVGLAVARELALRGRQVLVLDSAPTFGTATSSRNSEVIHAGIYYPPNSLKAILCVRGREMLYKYCSEHNIPHKQIGKLIVATGASEIPKLDDLMNRGIQNGVDGLRKIEASEAKRMEPELQCVKALLSPASGIVDTHSLMLSLVGEAESHRTTFSYNTTVIGAHLEGNRIYLHVSETKHLENWNVRNLLLPELVLIPELVVNSTGLSATALANRFEGLNSGVVPSGYYARGCYFTLSNTRIRPFNHLIYPIPEDGGLGVHVTLDLDGQVRFGPDVEWIEGTDDISSFLNRFDYSVCVNRSKRFYPEIRKYYPNLKDGSLEPGYAGIRPKLSGPRQSPVDFLIQGEDAHGVPGLVNLFGIESPGLTSSLAIAEHVAARYLK
- the LOC126693187 gene encoding L-2-hydroxyglutarate dehydrogenase, mitochondrial isoform X2, giving the protein MMKYAFECLLRKRNSRGILPSSSSLIRCMAQKKNLCSSSQTQTQTQRETARTVPRERVECVVIGAGVVGLAVARELALRGRQVLVLDSAPTFGTATSSRNSEVIHAGIYYPPNSLKAILCVRGREMLYKYCSEHNIPHKQIGKLIVATGASEIPKLDDLMNRGIQNGVDGLRKIEASEAKRMEPELQCVKALLSPASGIVDTHSLMLSLVGEAESHRTTFSYNTTVIGAHLEGNRIYLHVSETKHLENWNVRNLLLPELVLIPELVVNSTGLSATALANRFEGLNSGVVPSGYYARGCYFTLSNTRIRPFNHLIYPIPEDGGLGVHVTLDLDGQVRFGPDVEWIEGTDDISSFLNRNGRKRERCFSYTFNLKAVTALIQQHASHCTGEKIPGRSLLLASYVEASYQILEYFMAHSFSLRLPQWISLLYPTTCCGIKW
- the LOC126693187 gene encoding L-2-hydroxyglutarate dehydrogenase, mitochondrial isoform X3; translated protein: MMKYAFECLLRKRNSRGILPSSSSLIRCMAQKKNLCSSSQTQTQTQRETARTVPRERVECVVIGAGVVGLAVARELALRGRQVLVLDSAPTFGTATSSRNSEVIHAGIYYPPNSLKAILCVRGREMLYKYCSEHNIPHKQIGKLIVATGASEIPKLDDLMNRGIQNGVDGLRKIEASEAKRMEPELQCVKALLSPASGIVDTHSLMLSLVGEAESHRTTFSYNTTVIGAHLEGNRIYLHVSETKHLENWNVRNLLLPELVLIPELVVNSTGLSATALANRFEGLNSGVVPSGYYARGCYFTLSNTRIRPFNHLIYPIPEDGGLGVHVTLDLDGQVRFGPDVEWIEGTDDISSFLNRAHSFSLRLPQWISLLYPTTCCGIKW
- the LOC126693187 gene encoding L-2-hydroxyglutarate dehydrogenase, mitochondrial isoform X4; the protein is MMKYAFECLLRKRNSRGILPSSSSLIRCMAQKKNLCSSSQTQTQTQRETARTVPRERVECVVIGAGVVGLAVARELALRGRQVLVLDSAPTFGTATSSRNSEVIHAGIYYPPNSLKAILCVRGREMLYKYCSEHNIPHKQIGKLIVATGASEIPKLDDLMNRGIQNGVDGLRKIEASEAKRMEPELQCVKALLSPASGIVDTHSLMLSLVGEAESHRTTFSYNTTVIGAHLEGNRIYLHVSETKHLENWNVRNLLLPELVLIPELVVNSTGLSATALANRFEGLNSGVVPSGYYARGCYFTLSNTRIRPFNHLIYPIPEDGGLGVHVTLDLDGQVRFGPDVEWIEGTDDISSFLNSSG